Part of the Paenibacillus guangzhouensis genome is shown below.
TTACTTGCGAATTGTTCGTGAAGCGCAGCCGCATGTCAACATTCAATTCGAGCATCAGTCGAATCTGATCTCGGATGAAGATTTGTCGCGATGTTACGCGTGGGTGGAAGGTATGCTGCGGGGGGAAATAGCTTGATGTGCGAATCGATGATAGAGATGAAAAGAAATCGTTAGTACAAGGGAGACAGGATCATGCAAAATCATCTAGATCAAATCAAGAATATCGAATCGTATATTCCGGTTCTTCAAGGATATCGGGAAGCTGTTCATATTGACAAAGGCTATTCACCTGATCAAAAATTCATGATACGTCGTGCGAATGGAGATCAGGTGTTGTTGAAGGTATTCCCGCTTCAGGACTATGCATGGAAGGAGAAGGAATATCAGACGCTCCAGCACATGGCAGACTATCAGGTTCGATGCTCTAGACCCATTACGATCGGCCAAATCCCTGAGCTAGGCTTAGGTTATATGATTGTATCTTATCTGGAGGGTGAGGATGGGGAAGTCGTTATTCCTAATCTCACGGAGGAAATACAAGTTCAGATCGGTTATCAAGCCGGGCAAGAACTGTTGAAAATCACGCAGATGCCAGCCCCCGCTTCCATGCCAAGCTGGTATGAACGCAAGCTGAAGAAGCATAGACGATATGTGGAGCAATACCGAACTTGCGGCTATAGAATGCGAAATGATGATAAAGTGTTGGCATTTATCGATGCGCATATTCATCTCATGATCGACCGCCCGAACCGCTTCCAGCATGATGACTACCATCTGGGTAATCTTATCCTGCGAGATCAGCAGCTGCAGGGAGTTATTGATTTTAGCGCATTCGATTGGGGGGACCCTGTCCATGAATTTGTGAAGGTTGGCATTTTTTGCAGCGAGACGAGTGTTCCATTTTCAATCGGTCAGATTCGAGGGTACCACGATGGAGAAGAACCGGATGAGCTGTTCTGGAAGCTGTACGCATTATATCTAGCGATGACCTTGATATCCTCGGTGGTATGGGTGTTGAAGGTGAAGCCTGAGGAACTGGACATGATGATGGACAAAATATATCGCGTACTGGAGAATCATCACGATTTTGACGAAGTTAAACCCAATTGGTATGTGTAAGTACGAATATATTAAATCAAAGAGGAGCGATGTGACATGACTTACCCGATTCGTGTTCGAGCTACAGCACTCGTGATAGAGAATGATTCGATCTTGCTCGTCGAGTATCGGGATGAGGAAGGTGTACATTATAATCTGCCTGGCGGCGGAGTGGAGCCTGGGGAATCAGTGACGGAGGGCGTACACCGCGAACTGATGGAAGAGACGATGCTCGAGGTGACGATTGGCCCGATCGCTTTCGTCTATGAATATGCACCGCATTTAAACAGGCAAGATGCAGGATCTGATATTCATACACTGTATCTGGTGTTTGAATGTACTCCGATCGAAGGATCACGTCCGAGATTTCCGGACCGTCCAGATGGCGATCAGTCT
Proteins encoded:
- a CDS encoding aminoglycoside phosphotransferase family protein, coding for MQNHLDQIKNIESYIPVLQGYREAVHIDKGYSPDQKFMIRRANGDQVLLKVFPLQDYAWKEKEYQTLQHMADYQVRCSRPITIGQIPELGLGYMIVSYLEGEDGEVVIPNLTEEIQVQIGYQAGQELLKITQMPAPASMPSWYERKLKKHRRYVEQYRTCGYRMRNDDKVLAFIDAHIHLMIDRPNRFQHDDYHLGNLILRDQQLQGVIDFSAFDWGDPVHEFVKVGIFCSETSVPFSIGQIRGYHDGEEPDELFWKLYALYLAMTLISSVVWVLKVKPEELDMMMDKIYRVLENHHDFDEVKPNWYV